GAATTACCATTGTCCATCTTGAGCATAACCATAAAACAAGTCCAACCAAATCTAGGTTATATCGATGCAACAGACAATTAAGTGAACATGTGAAGTGACAGCTTGAAGTTAATGATATAGCTGGAATTCCATTACATAAAAGTTATAACTCAGCTGTTGTTGAAGCTGGTGGATATGAGAACCTGACGTTTGTGGAAAAGGATTGTAGAAATTACATTGATCAGGTTAGGAGGTTAAGACTTGGGGAAGGAGATGCTGCTGCTATTCAAGCTTATTTTTCTAAGATGCAAGCCTTTTCTCCGAGTTTTTACTTTAGTGTAGATTTGGATGAAGATGGCAGATTAAAGAACGTCTTTTGGGCCGATAATAGGTGTAGACAATCATTTAAGGAATTCGGCAATGTTGTTACATTTGACACCACATACTTGACCAATAGGTACGATATGCCATTTGCTCCATTCGTTGGTGTAAATCACCATGGACAGTCGATACTTCTTGGATGTGGTATTATTTCCAACGAGGACACTAGGACTTTTGTGTGGTTGTTTAGGACATGGCTTGAGTGTATGGAGGATCAAGCGCCTGCAGGAATAATTACTGATCAAGATAGGGCCATGCAAAATGCTATTGAGATAGTCTTCCCTAACACAAAGCATAGATGGTGTTTGTGGCATATATTAAAGAAGTTACCTGAAAAATTTGGTAACCATAGTTGTAAGGCATATATTCTTTCAGGCGTACATGAGGTGGTGTATGAATCACAGAGTCCTGAAGAATTCGAGGAGGCCTGGAATTCAATGATTGAGAAATATGCACTACATGACAATGATTGGTTGTCTGGACTTTACAAAGAAAGAGGTCGATGGGTCCCATGTTTCATGAAAACCAGTTTTTGGGCAGGGATGTCAACAAAGCAGCGTAGTGAGGGTATGAACGCATTCTTTGATGGATATGTACACTCGAAAACCTCATTGAagcaatttgttgaacaatatgagcGGGCAATGAGGTGTAAAGTTGAAAAGGAGTTTCAGGCCGACGTAAGGTCTTTTTCTCAGATGGTCTCATGTGTATCGAGGTTGGGCATTGAGAAACAATTTCAAGAAGTGTACACAATTGCAAAATTCAAGGAGTTTCAAGAAGAGTTAACTGGGAAGATTTATTGCTCGATTGTGTCTACCGAAGAGGGACCACTTCGTACGAGGTATGAGATGCGAGAAGATATAATAATTGATGACAgagtaaaggaaaaaaaaatttcaattttttttgagaaagaTAGCTGTGATATTGTTTGCAGCTGTCACATGTTCGAGTTTAAGGGAATAATTTGTAGACATGCTGGCACAATATTGATCCAAAATGGTGTCAGATCAATACCTGAGAGATATATCTTACGGCGATGGAGGAGAGATGTCAGTAGATCCTACATGAGGGTAAAGATCAATTACAATGGTTGGATTAGTACGCCTAGCCAATTAAGATACGATCAACTGTGCAGTGCATTTGCTAAGGTAGCAGACAAGGTAGCAGACGACGAAGAGCGAACCCGAGCAACTATGGAGTGGATCCAATCTCAATTGAATGCATCAAGCCCATCCAATACAAATCCAAGCTATGGTAGTAATATATATGCTGAACACAGTGTGCAAGAACAAGTTCGGAGTTGTGGAGAGATAGCAATAGGTTCAAGCATGCAAATAATGGATCCAATATGCTCCCAGAGAAAGGGAGCCCCTAGAAAGCTTCGCAAGAAGGGCCCATTGGAAACACGTACAAAGAAAGCTAAGGTATgtgttttatgtatttttaattgctTTAGAGTAAGATGTTGTGCTTGAATTCCCAATtgtaatgaaaattatttttgtttgatgtCTAGGTGGGATCCTCAAAATCAAACAAAGGCAATGCCCCAATTCAAAACATTGTCAAAGATGCTCAAGTATTCAATCAAGCTTTTTCACAAGATGCACAATATCAGGCGCTTCCACCTTTTAACCACTCACAACAATTGATGGTAAGTAGTGTATAAAATTTGGGCAAAAAAATTATCACATTGTCTTTTGGGTTGATATACATACATCTTTTTACAGCTAGTTTCTTGGAATGTTGCTTACGGAGTGCCTATGGTGCCTACCTCTCGCACAGCCTATCCAATGTACCCGCCCCATCTACAGCCCAATGACAATCCACCAGAAATTTGAGATCATTGTATGTCCCTAAAACTATGTTGAGAtgattggtttttgtttttctctcatttttgtttttacagCAATAACCATCTCCAAACGTTAGCTTGATGTAGAATTAATGCTTGTATATTCTCACCCATTAGTTAGCTTGAACTAACGTTAGGTtcacttttaatttcttttattgttaGGCTTATATTGAAGCTGCTGGCAGGTAtccctttcttgtttctttgagCAGATATTATGACTAGTGTCCCAAATGCCTCATACTAAGATATTAGTGACAATTTTGTTGGAGATAATAATGCcttgtaattgaaataatatattgtCACATGACAGAAATAATGCCTCATAATGTTTCTCTTGCTCCAGCTATTATGATGCCAATTTGGAGTTGATTCCTTTTTGCTTCTCTGCATGGTTCATTATAATTCTCTAACacattttcttgtatttttgttgaaGCAAGAGACTTTTGTATGATTCAAGAGTTCTGATTCAAGACACTGTACGAGGAAATGAATTATTGTACTCCGGACGTAAACTAGTTTAAGTGAATTCGTGGTTTTGtgtaatgaatttaatttgtgGCTGCTTTTGAATTCGTGGATGTAATGAACTTTTTTTTACCCACTCCATCTACAATTGATCATAGGGTTTGATGATTTGAGGATACAGTGGTATGATCATCTACAATTGATcatatttataggaaactccgTCTCTTTGGTCTTCTTTGCAGCCTCAACCTGCTGGCCCTTGGCGGCCATGGACATTGTGGTGGTGCTGGTGGTTtcctataaatatataattgcaTGCAGCAATTAGCAGGTCTTGGGAGAGACAGAGGGAAGCTGTCTACCTTTTTGACGTTTAAAGGTTTTGAATTGCTTTGTTTGTTCCAGTTCGTTTCactatgtatgtatgtatgtatgtatgttttgTTGAAGGACAGAGATGGCATGACAAAATTGATGAAGAGCTCATAGGCTTTTAGACTTCCATTTAAATTCACACATATATCTTCATAAATTGTATGTATAGATGGCACAGATTAGTGATCAATTGTACGAATAAAATACAATGTCTATAACTCCATTTCTATAACAGATGGAGATGATGATAGTATGTAACAGAATGATATTATCTAACAGAATGCATGCGGGTGTGTAGGACATGCGGCTATGAAACAGAATGCATGCGggttttttggttttggttaatttataattataaaaatgtttaatttaGAAACTCATTTCCCAGTAGTTGAGAATCCAGGGAATGACAAAGAAAGCTAGATAGATGAAGACCATACTAGCAATGCCTGAATGCAGGCCAAAGTTATGCCAACCAAGCCACAACTCAACCAAAGCTGGTCACATCCTTACCCCACAAGAAAACCAAAGCTTCTTATAAGATGCAATTTCAAACAAGACAGCATTTTAACCATGCCAACAAGCTTATTATAGCTAATATCGCCATCAGCAAGCAAGTAACGCTTTCCAAAACTATGCCAACCAGGCTACAGCTAAATAAAACCAGAAAACTACTCGTATCCCGCTAAGACAGCATTTGAAACAGCAGCCACCAACATCAAGCCAACCAAAACCAACAAAGTGTGCTATGggttaattataaaataactaaagcaaacactagagaaaaaaataactaaagcAAACACTTAGAAGCTAAACAATCCCATAACAAACAAAGTTTTGCTAACATAGACAATATTTTACAATAAAGCCAAATACCTAAATCTACTACTGTTATTTTCCGTTACCAATAGAATCCACAAAAAATAACTCAATCCTAACACTATTAAAACCCTAacaaatttcattttcaattgaaaCTTTAATTTCAATTGAAGGTTCTCTTCCATTATATATCTATAGTCTTTCTTAAGCTTCAATATCTTTTGTTTTCTCCTTAAAGCTTTTTCTTCAAAAGCCCTCACTTGTTCTTGAAGTAATCTCTCATTTGCTtctttttctatcttgttcCGATCTAAAATATCCAGCAAAACTCCGCATAATGCTTTCTCACGACTGGTTCGTTCATCGTCGATCCATTGAAACCATTTGCAATCATCATCCTGTTCACCAGACCATCCAACAATCAATCTTAAGAAAATCattaatagttatttaatttataagataAACATTACCTTCCAGAATCGATATCGTAAGAATCTCCTTCCAGGATTAGATTTAGTCCATGAAGTATAGCTCCGAATTGGCACACCATGCTCACACATGATTCCTTGATGCGAGGTTGAAGAGTTGATTGAAATTTCACCCATTTCTAAATCGGACGCCAtcttaactaaaataattaaatagattattttctGAAATGGTTGTACTTGAAATTGAAAGTTTCATCACTATTAATATTCTTCCATTTATACACTAAAAAGTATGTAAATAACATGAATAAACAATACAAATTGTTACACTATTAAGGATGTCAAAAAATTACTGAGTGGCtcataagaaagaaaatgaaagacgACTCAGAGCCACCAGGGTATCAGTCTTCTCTCTGTAGCACTTACAACTTTGAGACCAGGAAATTTTTTGGATCATCAGTCCTAAATAAAGGGTTTTAAGAAGCATAGACATTTCTAAGAATATGCCAGGAGTGTGAATCTAAAATACTCTTACTGCAGAAAATGATCTTGTTACTTTTCTAATAGTTGTATACTTTTATTTTGGTCATCTCAATGCAATGTTATATCATTGTATTCTTAAAACTTTCTGTACCTGTGTGATATGAATTCCCTTGCTTGTTGGCATGGACTTTTGTTTGACTTTGATGTGAATTTGTGGAAAAAGTTCCAAACTGCATTATGTACTGAATGTTTACTACAAGTGTCTTAACAAATTATTAGGTGCATGATTAGTTTCATCACTGTTAATATTCTTCCATTTATACACTAAAAAGTATGTAAAAAACATGAATAAACAATACAAATTGTTACACTATGAAGGATGTCAAAAAATTACTGTGAGTGGCTAATATTATGAGTGAAACTCTACTATTAATTGTCATTTGTGATTTGCCTTAGATTATGGAGTCTATAATTGAAGTATCAATCCTAGTTCAATTAAGATAAACCTACCATATTTACTCTGTTtctttaaatgcaattttaccacctatTTGATTCTACCAAACTATCTAGGAACGGCTGAAAAGATTTGGAGACGTTTAAAAGGACAAGGAAGTAGGTTTGGTTTTTAATGGGAAGTCATATGGGAATTATTTGGTGGTTAGATTTTGGAAACATCATTTGATATCCTATGTTTTGTTCACATTATGATAACCTCTTATGGTTTTATATATGCATCCTAATCGCcgtaaataaacaaacaaatagaGTAATTTTGTTGCTCCATTAATTCAGCTACCCAATAAACCAATGGAGGTAGTTCTGTTTTCCTGTTTGATATCCTGTTTTCCATTAATTCAGCTACCCAATAAACCATCATTTGATATCGAAAAACCCTAGGGGAAGCAAATATTCcataaataaacaaatgatAACGAAACCGGACCAACCTTGCTTCAATAAACCCTAGGGGAAGCAAGAGGTCCTTCAAGCCTAAATTCATGCATCACCCAATTCGTCTTTCTTCCCTTGGGAGCCCTCCCTTGGTATAAATATTACCATTGAACAGACATTTAGGGACGACTGGATATGTAGTCAATATCCTAGATAGGCAAACAACTTCTGCATAAAATTGCTCCTCTAAAcatacaaaaatacataaaacataaaaaaacataCCAATCTTGTTTTCAAAGCTCATCGAGGGGCGTCCGATTCACTTCCCACTCGGGTTCTTGCTTCCACCAGAAATTTGAAAGCTCGGCGGCGGCGGTAGGGGGAGATGAAGCCAGTGGAGTGGGGGCGTCCGATCTATATTATTAGATAGTATTTTGGATACGTAAGagagagcgagcgagcgagagatTGAAACAGAGAGTAAAAGATCGCgacctaaaccctaaatcagagagatagagagatccGTCGGCAATGGGGGAACAACCCGTGATGGTGAGGACGGAGAGCGAGCGAgcgaaagagagagacagagtcGTCGGCAATGGGGGGTGAGGACGGAGGGGAgtgaacgagagagagagagagagagacagagtcGTCTAAAATGGGGGTGAGGACGGAGAgggagagaacgagagagacagagacagaggaCGGAGAGCGAGCGAGcaaaagagagagacagagtcGTCGGCAATGGGGGTGAGGACGGAGAgggagagaacgagagagacagagagagtaaGACAGAGCgaccaaaaccctaatttttttcATTGAGCGAGGATAGAGGATGAAGattaactcaaaattgaaacccaatttatcgcgatatttttgtctcaaaatatCGCGATTACTCAGGTTTGTCAAGCCGTGCGTCCAACCGTTCGTCCGTATAGCATTATCCAAGATAATAAATAAGATTcactgtgtgtgtatgtatctctcatcccttctctctctcctcattgTGCTTATGTATATATTGTATGTAATATTGTATAGTCCCTGTATATAGTTTCTTTAGTTTGAGGCCTTAAGGGGGCGTTTGGTACAcgaaaaattttaagattcttGAAAATGTTAGGTTAGAAATCTGTATTCCCATATTTGgtataacttttttataaaaagaatcatGAAAAATAGGATTCTCAGAAATGATTTTAAAGCAACTTTTCCATAAAAAGATTTCCATGGGAGGAGTTGGGAATCTAAGTTTTCCATGAACttgggaatgtttttaacaaataaaaagactaaaacaccccttactcttttataaccccatacaaacatattatatatattatattaaatatattatatatacatatatatatatttatatattatatattaaatataaaaatatattataatatatttatattatttattataaaatattatatatattaaagtaaatattcatacaaacatatatattattatgtatatatacatacacatgcatatatatacataatgtgtaaaaaaataacatttttttattttctaaagatattgtgggtcccaatattttatatagtagaagaaatttatcatttttaaataaaaaattaaataaggataattttgaaaaaagaacataaatttttaaaaatattatatttaaaccaaacataggaatgtaagatttttagaaaaaaatactcAACATTTCAGAGAATGTTTAAATTTATCCAaacatagaattgcataaattcTGGGAATCAAAGATTTCCAAGAATATTCCCAAGAATCATGAATCTcaggaatttaaaaacttctctcgTACCAAACGCTCCCTAAGATTAAAATGATGGTggaataaatattttagttcCTGTATATAGTTCCAATACATATCCAATGATCGTGTATAAGTCATTCTGTGTCTGTATATAGTGCCTTTAGTTTTAGGCTTACCTCATAGTCCCCCTAAGATTAAAATGATGGTGGAATAAATATCTTAGTTCCTGTATATAGTTCCAATACATATCCAATGTTCGTGTATAAGTCATTCTGTGTCTGTATATAGTGCCTTTAGTTTTAGGCTTACCTCACGAAATGCGTATCCATTGTGTGTATAGTCCCTGTTTATATTTCCTTTAGTTTGAGGCCTTAAGATTAAAATGATGGTAGAATACATTAGTGTAAATATAgtgattttaatattaatatagtGATTTGTTAAACGTATAAtatagtgatttttttattgtttttttaagaaaaaaaagtgacatattatatttgttaataatattaatacaaatataattagttttgattttaattagggtgaaaatctcatttttattcaaaaaaacaaGAGATGTctcttttttgttaaataaagcAGTAAATAAACAAaccaaagatattttgaaaaatagatcGATCTTCATTTGATGTTatgttttattctattattttagaacaaacaaattacatatttaaaaaaataaattttaatttttcattaacaCTTTTTTTACTCCCAACTGAAaacttaacatttatttttacccctaaacttaattatatatgtttaattaatgagaTTAGGGAGATGTTCATGAGAGCAAGGAAGGAGAGGGGAAAAATAGGCAAGAGGAAGAGAGAGTAatgtgagagagagggggggaacAGTGGGTTGAGAAACTTAAAAAGAGAGGGGGTGTAAGCACAGAGGGAGGGGCGACGAGCAGGTGCTTGCGGCGAGGGGGCGACGACGAACGAGGCTCATGGCAGTGGCAGGACGAAGGGAGCGATGGTCGGTGAATGGTGCTTTTTAGGCGATGGGTTATTTTAGATAGAGATTGtgtgggagagaaagagagagatagatagatagatagagagagagagagagagagagagagaatgtgggATGGCAGAGGAGATGAAGAGACATGGGCGATGGTTGATCTGGTTCGGTGGTGCGGCAGCGAAGGACGACAAGCAGGCGTTGTGAACGGCAAGGAGTCGACGAGTGGGGGTGACCGGCGGGAGAGGTGCGAATCGGGAACGGTAGTGGTGGGGTAAGGGAGGGTGATGACAGACGACATTGCTTTTTGTTGTGGAGGGGTGCGAATCTGAGTTCAGTGCTTGATTATTTCGTATTCAAAttcaatgtttgattttttttagttgcaccaTACCTTCAGGCACGGGTTATCCCTAGTCTATATAATAagacaaaacaattttttaaaatgtctaCATTTCAATGGCTATGATTTAATGTTTCAGATAAAttggttaaattaaattatttcctaCCCAGTcactccccctctctctccctctgcaACTCTCTCTTACTCGTTGTCTCTCTTTCTGTCCCACTctccacctctctctctctctttctcccaccCACTAGCCTACCTCACTCGCtgcctctttctctccctcccacccacccaTGCCATAGCTAGCCCCCGTGTCGCCCCACTGCCCGTCGTCGCGCCTCCCTTTTTCCCCCATCCCCGCCGGTGGTCTCAGTTCCActgagagagggagaaagaagacAAATCTGAGGGAGGCGATACCATCGGAAACCTAGATGGGCAGAGGTTGTGGCCGGAGAAGATAAAGAGACAAGTGCGATGGCAGATCTTGGGAGGACGATAGGGTCCGATGGTGGCTGAAGGAGATTGGTGCGGTGGAGTTGAGAGGGAAAAGAACAGAGGGATGCGCGGAAAAGGCGGTGGCTGCATGGCTGTGGCTCGGCAGTGACCGAAAAGTGCAAAATGAGGTGGAGCGACACTCTAATCACTTCGGATGCTTgataatttgtttgtttttacttctctctctctctcctcctttctctctgtatttatatacacataggcacatatatatagaatagaAGATATATACACTCACTCTCTTACTCTCATCGCGGCCGACGACCAAACACACACCTatgcatacacacacacccccgtcgtatatatatataaacagatgGAGGAGAGGTGGGTCGGAGAGGGGTCAATCTCTGTCTTCTTTCCCACTGGGTCGAAGAAGAGTGTGTATGCATGTGTTCGGGTAATACagtaatatacatacatacgtaTAGACTGATGAGTTCATCAGAAGATATGTTGTTTTTGTCTTTGTTCTCggcttttgatcttttcaagtGGTGAGTTCATCAAAGGATATTTCACTGTTCATTGGGGATATGAAGACAGATTTGCATTGgggtttaaaaaattttgaatgtctTTTTTGGGTGAATCTTATTGGGCAAgttgaatttaatttcattgaaattttttttgaatgtcTTTGTTATAGGTTCCATCCTCCTGTTGAGATTttgaatcttaatattttaagattttgcaaatttttttttacagaatTTGAAGTATGTTCCATCCTCCTCGACTTTTGAATCTTaatatttatacacacacagacacatatatatagaatagaAGATATATACACTCACcctcttaatattatttacatccTCCTATTCAGATTTTGAAGAACGTTCCATCCTCCTGTTGTGCCTTtgcataatttcaataaaattccCTTTTCTTGAtgcataatttattttcagCAATTTGGTGTTTCTGTGTGTGTTCGTGTAAGGGAAAGCTTTTtatctttccttcttttcccttttgggTTATCTCTTACCCTTTGTGTTTGTTTCCTTGCCTAATTTACCTTCTGTcctatatctatattttttaataataatagtttcatctttgttttcttttgaatattttttaaaaaaaaaaaattctcctcCTTTACTTTTATTGCCCTACTTTATGTTGTCAGGGCTGTGTCCATCATATTCATCTCCTGCAATATATGTTCTTTCTTAGGATTCACATAGCATCTTGTGGTTATCCAATTTTAacatagttattaaatttttatttttaataaattaattattaattcttaattcATTGTCACAATGTTAGCCCTTAAGGTTAACTGTCAAAGTATAAGCACAAAAGATTATGTTATGATAACTATTCaagtttgttatttataattatgttttttcTATATGATATTGTGacacaaatataaattattgattaGACTTGAATGCCATGAGCAGTGACTCTACTCGAGTTCATGAGTCCCAACTCATGGGACATCAATTTAGAATTCTATAATGAATTAAAGCTATAGtgagaattttaatttaattttattattgatgtgattgttattatttgaccaaattaattttaatttaaaagtcGAGACGTGGGTTTAAAAAAATACCCCACTTTTTGTTGTCTTATTTAGAATTCTTTTGGAGTTCAAGTCCACCACaaacaatcaaatttttataataaagtgaaaaatatctaaaatgtaTCATAGATGCATTTTGATCCTATGATTGAGATCAAATACCTAATATATTTTTACTCCCAAAACCATCCCTTTCTCACTGCCCAACACTCAttgcctctctctccctctctcattctttctctcacGGACTCACTCACCCACAATGGTCgaccctctctctttctctttctctttctctatctctttctctccccttctctctatctctctctctatatatagatAGCCTAATGGTGGTTGGTGGGGTCGATTGCAGCAGTGACCGATGATGGAGCCTGAAGTAGCTAGCGGCCAAAGGTGGCAGATGACGAGCTGGGCTTACGGTGGAAAGCCGATCAACAGCTAGGTGCGGCGACTAGAGGCACAACTGATGGCGATTAGATGCGGCAACATTTGGCAGCCAGAAGTAGCAAGGTCGAACGGCGATGGCGGTTGGAGGTGAGCTTTGGCGAAAGATGGTAGGTGGTTGTGTTGATTGCGATGGTGTCCGATGGTGGCTAGGGGGCGACAGATGGTGGCGGGGAAGGTTGCTGTGATGGTCAACAAGGGCCCAGGTCGACGATTGAAGGCAGCTAGCGTAGGTGATTCGGCCGTGCATGAAGGAGAAGtatgaggaggaagaagatggcaaggaaaaaagaaaataaagaaagaaaagaaaaaaggggaaaaaagaaaatataaaatataaaaaaaatgtggggaaatagcattgttgatgggtgggttttggCGCAAAAGAGGCAGCCAAAGAGGCGACGTGGGTGTGAGCTATT
The sequence above is a segment of the Diospyros lotus cultivar Yz01 chromosome 7, ASM1463336v1, whole genome shotgun sequence genome. Coding sequences within it:
- the LOC127805708 gene encoding protein FAR1-RELATED SEQUENCE 5-like; this encodes MSDIGNHIVLAESFEDNEETFVNNEEITKDNECPASEEESNVVPKVGMKFNEEKDIFEFYKRYAYHVGFPVKRRSSRKGEDGVLSYNSAVVEAGGYENLTFVEKDCRNYIDQVRRLRLGEGDAAAIQAYFSKMQAFSPSFYFSVDLDEDGRLKNVFWADNRCRQSFKEFGNVVTFDTTYLTNRYDMPFAPFVGVNHHGQSILLGCGIISNEDTRTFVWLFRTWLECMEDQAPAGIITDQDRAMQNAIEIVFPNTKHRWCLWHILKKLPEKFGNHSCKAYILSGVHEVVYESQSPEEFEEAWNSMIEKYALHDNDWLSGLYKERGRWVPCFMKTSFWAGMSTKQRSEGMNAFFDGYVHSKTSLKQFVEQYERAMRCKVEKEFQADVRSFSQMVSCVSRLGIEKQFQEVYTIAKFKEFQEELTGKIYCSIVSTEEGPLRTSCHMFEFKGIICRHAGTILIQNGVRSIPERYILRRWRRDVSRSYMRVKINYNGWISTPSQLRYDQLCSAFAKVADKVADDEERTRATMEWIQSQLNASSPSNTNPSYGSNIYAEHSVQEQVRSCGEIAIGSSMQIMDPICSQRKGAPRKLRKKGPLETRTKKAKVGSSKSNKGNAPIQNIVKDAQVFNQAFSQDAQYQALPPFNHSQQLMLVSWNVAYGVPMVPTSRTAYPMYPPHLQPNDNPPEI